One window from the genome of Cryptomeria japonica chromosome 6, Sugi_1.0, whole genome shotgun sequence encodes:
- the LOC131043635 gene encoding kunitz trypsin inhibitor 5-like, whose amino-acid sequence MVMYSSQAACRTLLVVALILPLAYGDGVLDIAGTPVVTGTDYKILPVNGGGLSLKMRNNSCPMYVTYNNNDDGLPVIFTPYEYVKAIAEDVDLEVQFSAATICVQSTRWRIKSDSEVNKDFIYTGGSSSSSSVDLDYFRISKSEGDGSNVYEFSYCPSVCSTCRPACGSLGIYTDEDGNQWLVKDSKIDPLKVQFQRA is encoded by the exons ATGGTGATGTATTCTTCTCAAGCAGCCTGCAG GACTTTACTAGTGGTGGCACTAATTCTGCCCTTGGCTTATGGAGATGGTGTATTAGACATTGCAGGGACACCTGTGGTAACAGGCACCGATTACAAAATTCTACCTGTGAATGGCGGCGGGCTTTCATTGAAGATGCGGAATAACAGCTGCCCAATGTACGTAACTTACAATAACAATGACGATGGTCTTCCTGTGATTTTCACGCCTTATGAATATGTGAAAGCAATCGCCGAGGATGTCGACTTGGAGGTGCAATTTTCTGCTGCTACAATTTGTGTGCAATCTACTCGGTGGAGGATCAAATCAGATTCGGAAGTGAACAAAGATTTTATTTATACAGGAGGCTCATCTTCCTCTTCTTCAGTTGATCTGGATTACTTTAGGATAAGCAAAAGTGAAGGAGATGGTAGCAATGTTTATGAGTTTTCTTATTGCCCTAGTGTGTGCTCAACTTGCAGGCCCGCATGTGGGTCGCTGGGAATTTACACCGACGAAGATGGAAACCAGTGGCTCGTCAAAGATAGTAAGATCGATCCCCTGAAAGTGCAGTTTCAAAGAGCATAA